Genomic DNA from Dysidea avara chromosome 10, odDysAvar1.4, whole genome shotgun sequence:
GAGTGTGGAAAGAATAGCATATCCTTCTGAAATCATTGTTCCCGGTACAGGTTTCCTCCTAAGAATTAACCAGCTTCTTGGCACCCAACGTTTTGTAAGTGTACTAACATTAACAACATTCCTCGCTGCAAATACTTTTCTTACTCTAATGGAATACGAAGAAAGTAGTACAATGACCGACGCCATTCAATTTTTCATTACATAATCAGGTAATTAATCACGTGCTATGAAAGCAAATTGAATTCAGTTGCTGCACACATAGTGTGAAATGGACTGATGCGCATTCGATCCACTTTCAGTCTGACCACAGCTGGATCCGCATTCCATGTGCATTAGTGTGAAAAGGCCTTAAATGTATATGTAATATGATCACTATATTCAATGGATTGTTTTGTGGAGTCCCCATGAGGTGGTCATATAGTGGCATGACACGTGGTCATACCTTAATGTGTACACATATCTTACTAGTCTGCTACTGATCACAGTCAGTGATGAGGACACACAAGCCAGGACAGACCGTGTCATGCTCACCCCCTGGGTCAAGTTCCTCTGGGAGTCATATCGTAACATCTTGGAGTTGACCAAGAATAATCAAACGTTTGAGAAACTTTATGCTGATGTGGCTAAGGAAGGTATGTATATGTAGGACATAGTTGTTGTGTGTATACTGTAGAACACATGCATGTGGTAATTTTCAAAGTTCCAAGTGTGTAAACACTCTTCATTTTCTGTTAGCATTCCACTTTTGCATCGAGTACAAAAGGAGGACAGAGTTTCGCAAGTTGTGTGACATAGTAAGACATTATTGTGTAGCCAATATCTATTAATATTGCTTTTCTTTAGTTACGTAATCACCTGTTGCTGATCCAGAAACATCAGCCACCTACTCAGTCATATGCCATCAACCTTAGTGCACCAGACTCCAAGAGTATTCAGTATCAAGTAGAAGTGAGATTTGAGCAGCTGGAGTGTTCTATTACCATTGATTTGTGGCAGGTATGTATTCCAGTTATTTCATGCAGTTGTGAAATACTGGGACTTACATATTGTTAGGAAGCATTCAAGGCCATTGAGGAGATACACAACCTTCTGACTACCACAAAGACACAGGGCAAACCATCTACCTACTTTAACTTCTACTCCAGACAAGCTCGTGTCTACTGGATGGCTAAGAACAGGCTGTTTCATGCAGCTGCCATGCACTGTCAGTTTGTTCTAATTAAAGAGCAGAAGAAGAGCTCTAGTCAGGATGAACTGCAGAGGTAAGCAATACCATCTATTATTTATAGAAACAGTAACTGGACTAGATACATCTACTGGAACCATCTATTCTACGCACACCTTTGAACCATGCTGAAATGTTCCAATTTCAGTATGTACACtgatatcaagagtatataatagaaaccaagagtgtcgaacggTATATTAGCTTGTGATTAATGATTACGTAAAGTAACACgggtatttcagtaattgtttgtttatgcgaaatggtaatttgaaatgtgtacatGGCAACGGTTCTTTGTTCGCCAGTTTTCCGTGTTATttaaccaagtattcaacagttattgtacaaagaaagtgtagtaaggacccaagataactccagctcgctAAAACAATGGTTGTGCAAACGAGCATGTTGCCACGCCCTCAGGGATCCACTTGacagtgccagaactttaacattagccaattccctttgatgctatcatgttttcacttggtttagtggccaAATTGGGCAAATgcagcaacccttaatggcaatgaaaacgaaaaattactgaaatatccatgttactttatgcaatcattaatcacggggtaaTACACCCGTTTGATACTCATGGTTACTATTCAAATATGACCACAGACAAGTCTTAATTGTCATGGCGTCCAACATTTCAGGTGTTCTTAGaacctacagtggaacctctctattgtggacattttgggacctagcattttttggccactttttctGTAATACAGAAGTTTTCCTCACAGAGGTAAAAAATCTATTAACCCAGACCtattgggaccaaaatttttgtccttattatggaggtttttctattgtgtGCTTAATTCGGTGAGtgtgttaagagaggttccactgtattagtaGCTAGCCATCTAGACTGAAGTAAACAGATTGATATAGGGAAGGGGCTAGACCTAGTTTTGTTGACTGAAAAGTTGGGACAGATGATGTTATTGTATCTCGTTAACCTTGAGGGTCTTATCATGGCCTGTGCTGAGAAAGCTAACTGATGTCCCGACATTCTTTTCTCAATAAGTACTTTGTGAATTAACTAAAGGAAGTCAATGCTTGATTTCCCCTTAAAATATTTACTTGTAAGACATTACGATATTCCTTAGGATTTCCCTGGCTCACAGTACAAGGCCAGGTGTTTAGTTGCTTGAGAGATTAAGCGTGTTGTGTAAAAAGGAATGTTCTGTCTCTTTTCCATCAGACTAGCATCTCAAGTTCTACTGGCGACATTAGCTATTCCAATCATACCAGTAACTTCAGAGTCTACTCGATTTCTTCAACACGACAGCTTTGTACACGAGAAGGACCGTCGACTAGCCAACCTCCTGAGACTATCTGTCACTCCAACTAGACACTCTCTTCATAAGGACTTGGTAAGTGTACAAGTGATTGTGGCAGTGAGTTAGTATTGTTATATTGTTACAGGTGAGATTGGGAGTGTTACAATTTGCTCTTGAAGAGTTACAACAGCTCTACCAGTTACTGGAACAAGAATATGACCCACTGTCCCTGTGTTCCCGTGTTACTCCCATCCTTACTTCATTGGAGGATAATGAGTCATTAAAGCAATATGTGGACCCATTGAAAGAAATCATGATCATTCGTCTGATCAAGGAGGTAACTTAGTGTGACTATAAATTAAGCAGTGTGACTAAATCAGGTAGTGTGACTATTAATAAGGTGGTAGGACAAGTGATGGTAGTCTCGTTCGGCTGAGGCCCCCACCACGGCCTATGCTGACAAGTTTAGTTCATCACCCATAAACTGATGTCCTTACCATCCTTTTCCACTCAGTCATAGTTGTGTGTATATGTTGTGTTGCACATGTGATGATATGCTGTATGTTAATGCTATAGGTATCACAGCTCTATCAGTCGATCAGTTTCAGTCGCTTACAAGAACTTGTGCCATTTGTGTCCCGCTGGCAATTGGAGAAGGTTGTTGTGGAGACAGCAATGAAAAACAAGATACAGGTAAGGTGGTAGTGGTTTTCCTTAGACCTACAATGGTATTTTTGTCTTGTGGCAGGTGTGTATCGACCATCGTACACAGTCTCTACAGTTTGGTGCTGACCTGACCACACTTAGTCACGAGGAGAGCATACCAGAAGGACCATTTGTACAAGTGTGTGAAGTTGTCTGTCTGTGAGTCTGTCTGTCCAATGTGGTGCCTGTAGGGGATGCCTTCAGATCAGCTACGTAGTCACTTAGTGTTGATGTCTCAAGCCCTCAATCAAGTTGTACAACTGATCAGTAAAGAAAAGATCACTGTAAGTGTTGTCTCTTATAGTCACTACGTTAATTGTGTTGTTATGTCATTGCTGTCTTACCTTGTTGCTGTACAGTACGAATTATTTAGTATTGTTTTATAACATCACTCCTTCACAGTACTACTTAATAAGGATAGTTGATATCAACAGTCTTTTATTTTTTTAACAAGTACATTTTCCAGTTCGTTCCACGTTTTAGTCTTTAGACAAATGagagtatgtacatatgtgactggatttgacaaaacaaggcttcgacgcacaaagctttgttaggagatatggcgattttaaggaatcattgtgtaataacttcccagtgcctacagctgtgcaaacaaaatttgtaccaattgttcatctgttcactagctatcactgagtgggtgtatacatttctgatgcccaaaatttgccctgttttgagcagcttttttcgagcgggtaataatatcacagatggtagtactaagggtgggagggtggtcttaatatacgggtataaaatggagtaagaagacgattggagtccagaggccaagtttgggctctccatggccctcaaattactccaaattgactgagaacactattggcgagctctctgtgaagtcccagctcactacacaccattatcacaaagccatggccatttaatggtgccaatctcacactcgtggctttgacagggtcggaagaaagctgctacagaaaccagacttgccagtgctgaaggaagtacagtgtgaaatatgatagtgtattagaccagcaatccatttctggtaaaatcgtaagtttgattttgtgtgtgtggaagccttgttatatgaaatccggtcacatatgtttatTGTGAAAGAATAATGAAAGTATTTGATGAACCTTTAAAGTCTCCTCACACAAGAAGTGCAGAACAACATAATTCACCGGCAAAATGATGCATATAGATTGTCAATATTTCTCTTTGTACCACTTTGCATTTTAACTGGACTCCATGTATATGGCAGACCAGTGTTATTTTAGTCAGCAGAAATGTTGATAGCTTACAGTGGTCTGTTTCTTCTTCTTGTCCTTACTGTTAGTAAGGCAGAGGCAGTAGCTCGGCAATGCTCTACTCTAGAACCAGGAGGCAGTAGCTCGGCAATGCTCTACTCTAGAACCAGGAGGCAGTAGCTCGGCAATACACTATTGTGTCATTGATGGCACACCATCATGAAGACTGACACTGGACACCAGCTAGACATCTACTCTACTGACAGTCTACTGGTACATGGTCATTCACAAACACAAAGAAAagataatttttgttgatactTATAACTTCTGACCGTTATGATAACTATGGCACAGTAGTTTCATCCTTTCAACGTGCATCCTGGTTGAAAGGTTGTACACTTTCTTTGAGTTCTACTTGTACTTAGCAATGATGCCATTATCTTTGATCTGCAAGAATTTGCTTTACTACTAAAAAATTTGTAATTTGAGTTATTTACAGTCAACATGTCATGCCGTATCCTGAGTACAGTAGtaccttgattatctgacccAACCCTCGATTATTTGAACAGTATATGTCAACAGGTGTATGCTCTACTAGAGTACTTATAGAACTGAAACAGGCTTCATTATTCAAACAAATCCACTTGTCAAGCTGCCATACAGGTGGTTGGCAAATGTCGTGTTTGTAATTGGTTTGGAACTAAAACTTGGCTATGATTTTGCAAAATTTGTTGACTCATCTCACGTATGTAGTTGCTCAGTAGACACTTCAAGTATTAGTAACTGTGTTATTGTTTTAAGTAGTCGTTGTACTGTTAATCTGAGTCGCATTTTGAGTAACTAGCTACAGTAGTGTAAACAATGGAATTTCCCGACTGGGTTGATTAACTAAGGATAGTGTGAATAGATGTTGTGTTGCTTTGTATTATCACTGTATCTTACTGTCATGTAATCAACTCACCTTATAGGCCGCTCATCTGAAAGAACAGTCAAGACTGGTGACTACCTATCGCCAACATGAGGTGGTGGATCGTAAGAGTTTGTTGAGAAGACAAGCAGCAATTGAGGATCGTAAGGAATACATTGAAAATGTTCAGAAACAAAAGGAGAGAGAGGAAGATAAAGAGAAGAGAGAAAAGGAGAAGAAAGAGCGTCAAGCTGAGGAATTGAGGTTGATGAAGGAACGAGAGGAAAGGGAGAAGGAACGACAACGTCAAGAAGAAGAGCACATGAAGAAGCAGTTGCAACTTGAGAAATTGGAGCAGTTAAAGAAGACAGCTGTGGGGAACAAAATACTAATAAAATACAGTGCTGATGTGAGGAGAAATGGTGTGTATTGTTTGGATAATACTTTTACAGGACATACAAGACATTGATCCAGATGAGATTATGATGAAGCAACTTAAGCAGATGGAGAAACAACGAAAAGATTTGGTGGTGAAATTGAAACAACAAGAAAAGAAGGTATGTGACATTGGGATCACTTAGTTGCCACAAGGCACAACATCATTTCATGTTTTTAGATTGACTATTTTGAGCGTGCTAAAAGACTTGAAGAGATTGCACTATTGCAGAAACATTGTCAGGAACAATCAGAGAATGACAGGAAGTTTCATGAGGAACAGGAAGAGGAAAGAGTAAGTGACATATCATTACACCGAGCTAATCACGTGTGTTTCTTGTAGATAGCTAATGCCATCACTAGTAGACAGGAAGATGTTACCAAGAAGAATGCTTTAGTGAAAATGACTGGAGGCAAGGAGGGCTTTATGAAGTTCTTAAAGT
This window encodes:
- the LOC136236959 gene encoding eukaryotic translation initiation factor 3 subunit A-like, which encodes MPTYFHKPENALKRAKEFIEVDKKESALEVLNDVIKSKKHRTSGNKVHEEIANLFLVICTDLQKSSTAKNGLYQYRNISGNVDPASFDKVVKTFLENANQRAKTAREQSQQAVLDIDDLDQLQTPESLLLITVSDEDTQARTDRVMLTPWVKFLWESYRNILELTKNNQTFEKLYADVAKEAFHFCIEYKRRTEFRKLCDILRNHLLLIQKHQPPTQSYAINLSAPDSKSIQYQVEVRFEQLECSITIDLWQEAFKAIEEIHNLLTTTKTQGKPSTYFNFYSRQARVYWMAKNRLFHAAAMHCQFVLIKEQKKSSSQDELQRLASQVLLATLAIPIIPVTSESTRFLQHDSFVHEKDRRLANLLRLSVTPTRHSLHKDLVRLGVLQFALEELQQLYQLLEQEYDPLSLCSRVTPILTSLEDNESLKQYVDPLKEIMIIRLIKEVSQLYQSISFSRLQELVPFVSRWQLEKVVVETAMKNKIQVCIDHRTQSLQFGADLTTLSHEESIPEGPFVQGMPSDQLRSHLVLMSQALNQVVQLISKEKITAAHLKEQSRLVTTYRQHEVVDRKSLLRRQAAIEDRKEYIENVQKQKEREEDKEKREKEKKERQAEELRLMKEREEREKERQRQEEEHMKKQLQLEKLEQLKKTAVGNKILIKYSADDIQDIDPDEIMMKQLKQMEKQRKDLVVKLKQQEKKIDYFERAKRLEEIALLQKHCQEQSENDRKFHEEQEEERIANAITSRQEDVTKKNALVKMTGGKEGFMKFLKSQRHQVYMEKLDFYQKTFDEAKAQRLEERRNQRRIKRKQDYLVEQKVKREEEDRLQKEKAEQEERERFERQVKMQQEKEKEIEERQQQKEEEIRQMRQVDEKPVDGWRRGDRDDGGWRNEDVRPEEKRSPRMERSYGPPRGRDDGYDDRRGDDSAWRSRDEGARSRDEGGRSRDEGGRSRDEGGRWPGREDRRGYRDERRDRDDDNWRRDDRSRDLSPSFKRGSEARPDAPPQERRRYVPPSERYKDGHDDQPGRDEGGWRSDDKWRRDDNRPNRDDDRPRYRDDDRPRYRDDDRPRYRDDDRPRYRDDDRSRYRDDDRPRYRDDDRPRYRDDDRRFKDDDRPPRDSGRPRYDDRPRRDQDRPRYRDDDRPPRDLDGPPRDGDRPRYRSDDRRGRDDQTEGSSKRYVPPSGRRYEGRRDDDRRDGRSQDDRRRDDGGWRGRDDRSRDDHRGFRGKDEDSGWRRDDKRESSPRRNKPEKEVDDEGFEIVRTRR